Proteins from a genomic interval of Rosa chinensis cultivar Old Blush chromosome 2, RchiOBHm-V2, whole genome shotgun sequence:
- the LOC112186410 gene encoding F-box/FBD/LRR-repeat protein At2g26030, translating into MDQRLPKLTRAEMVSESKQQHGVDRISELPDGVLCHILSFLPTIDVVRTAILSARWKNIWTSVCNLDFSDQDFPPTWISSDRFVTFVDHALSLRSSSDIQKFRIKQSRVSYFSDEDFSRFEGWICTAIRRNVVDLNLFVGVEDYLELKYKMPQSLFLSKTLVSLKLFESCFSYVPPTTGCFPSLKFLSAAFVFPDMQSMENLFSHCPVLEDLTILASLGDQDNLSVNIFTPELKKLSVNLHTYSIEGKDRLSSCIINAPKLETLYLKMDGLTYYFLEKAHFLAQARLEFNDRCKDNPAFADHAIKLLGGISSVQELLLSVYSFEVCSLPNFNNLTTLELALQESQYWELLIEMLKRSPNLECLELCYDGVTWREEYGDQWNPVNPPELVPTCLSSHLTSISIWEFKGQLDEMEVVKYLLQNGVVLKKMNIFTELHSEGLLYSLDELRKEFSVFPKGSKDCRVIIEDLRKL; encoded by the exons ATGGATCAAAGGCTTCCTAAATTGACCAG GGCAGAAATGGTTTCGGAGTCAAAGCAACAGCATGGAGTTGATAGGATTAGTGAATTGCCTGATGGAGTTCTTTGTCACATACTATCGTTTCTTCCGACAATAGATGTTGTGCGGACCGCCATTTTGTCAGCAAGATGGAAGAACATATGGACTTCTGTTTGCAATCTAGACTTCTCCGACCAAGATTTTCCTCCAACTTGGATCTCCTCTGATCGTTTTGTGACATTTGTTGATCACGCACTTTCCTTGCGCTCCTCGTCAGACATACAGAAATTTCGAATAAAGCAAAGCAGGGTTTCATATTTCAGTGATGAGGATTTCTCTCGTTTTGAAGGCTGGATTTGCACTGCGATCAGGCGTAATGTTGTTGACCTGAATCTTTTTGTTGGTGTTGAAGATTACTTGGAACTTAAATACAAAATGCCTCAAAGCCTTTTCCTGAGCAAGACTCTGGTGAGTTTGAAGCTGTTTGAAAGTTGTTTTAGCTATGTTCCTCCTACGACAGGGTGTTTCCCAAGTCTCAAGTTCCTATCTGCTGCATTTGTTTTTCCTGATATGCAATCGATGGAAAATCTCTTTTCTCATTGCCCTGTACTTGAAGATTTGACTATATTGGCATCCCTTGGAGATCAGGACAATTTAAGTGTCAATATATTTACACCTGAATTGAAGAAATTATCAGTAAATTTGCACACTTATTCGATTGAGGGCAAAGATCGTCTGTCCAGTTGCATTATTAATGCCCCAAAGCTGGAAACCCTTTATCTCAAGATGGATGGTTTGACATATTACTTTCTGGAGAAGGCACATTTTCTAGCCCAGGCCAGACTTGAGTTCAATGACAGATGTAAAGATAACCCTGCTTTTGCTGACCATGCAATCAAGTTATTGGGAGGAATTTCCAGTGTTCAAGAGCTGTTGCTTTCAGTTTATTCTTTCGAG GTTTGTTCTCTGCCTAACTTTAATAATTTGACCACATTGGAGCTGGCTCTTCAAGAATCTCAGTACTGGGAATTGCTGATAGAAATGCTGAAGAGATCACCTAATTTGGAATGTCTTGAGTTATGCTATGAT GGTGTTACATGGCGTGAAGAATATGGAGATCAATGGAATCCAGTCAATCCACCAGAGTTGGTTCCTACTTGTCTCTCATCACACCTCACCAGCATCTCGATATGGGAATTCAAAGGACAGCTAGATGAGATGGAAGTGGTAAAGTACTTGTTACAGAATGGTGTagttttgaagaagatgaatatTTTTACTGAATTACATTCTGAAGGTCTTTTATATTCCTTGGATGAGTTACGGAAGGAGTTTTCAGTGTTTCCAAAGGGTTCAAAGGACTGTCGAGTCATAATAGAAGACTTGAGAAAGTTGTAA
- the LOC112186411 gene encoding uncharacterized protein LOC112186411 — translation MADESDASPLIAPIPITDPSEIDLEAGPGEQIQCRICLESDGRDFIAPCKCKGTSKYVHRECLDHWRAVKEGFAFAHCTTCKAPYHLRVHQAADRKWRTLKFRFFVTRDIIFIFLAVQLVIASLAYLVFLIDGFQQFWLRLAWGFDSEPSFYYICGALLFFALLGLSGCFITCYDRRVRNDLAQPCRELCLCCCQPGVCADCHLPGTLCMWTDCTTCWGSCASMAGECGCLGGAGEAGLPILFIMALIVLGLFTIIGIFYSVLVATMVGQRIWQRHYHILAKRMLTKEYVVEDVDGEMTGSDWSAPPLPPEHVQQLKTLGLL, via the exons ATGGCGGATGAGTCTGACGCTTCGCCTCTCATCGCTCCGATCCCGATCACCGACCCCAGTGAGATCGACCTCGAAGCCGGTCCCGGCGAGCAAATCCAGTGCCGAATTTGCCTTGAAAGTGATG GTAGGGATTTTATTGCTCCTTGCAAATGCAAAGGGACTTCAAAGTATGTTCACAGGGAGTGTTTGGATCATTGGAGAGCTGTAAAG GAAGGTTTTGCATTTGCTCATTGCACAACCTGCAAGGCTCCTTACCATTTGAGAGTTCATCAAGCTGCCGATAGGAAATGGCGAACCTTGAAATTTCGATTCTTTGTGACCAGAgacattatatttatatttctcGCTGTCCAGCTT GTGATTGCTTCATTGGCATATTTGGTGTTTTTAATAGATGGTTTCCAGCAATTTTGGCTTCGTCTTGCATGGGGTTTTGATAGTGAACCAAGTTTCTACTATATTTGTG GAGCTTTGCTGTTTTTCGCTTTGCTTGGGTTATCGGGATGCTTCATTACTTGTTATGACCGAAGAGTGCGCAACGATTTGGCTCAGCCTTGTCGAGAGTTATGTCTTTGTTGCTGTCAGCCTGG TGTCTGCGCAGATTGTCATTTACCTGGCACTCTTTGTATGTGGACTGACTGTACCACATGCTGGGGAAGTTGTGCAAGTATGGCCGGAGAATGTGGTTGCTTGGGAGGTGCTGGTGAAGCAGGGCTTCCAATATTATTTATAATGGCTCTGATTGTGCTGGGGCTTTTCACAATTATTGGGATATTCTACAGTGTACTGGTAGCTACAATGGTTGGACAAAGGATTTGGCAGCGGCATTATCATATACTTGCAAAAAGGATGCTGACAAAA GAATACGTTGTCGAGGATGTTGATGGTGAGATGACAGGATCTGATTGGTCTGCCCCACCTCTCCCACCTGAGCATGTTCAGCAGCTGAAAACTCTTGGCCTCCTATGA